In one Drosophila pseudoobscura strain MV-25-SWS-2005 chromosome X, UCI_Dpse_MV25, whole genome shotgun sequence genomic region, the following are encoded:
- the na gene encoding sodium leak channel non-selective protein isoform X2 has protein sequence MIDRLQIRRLGAAARNKRAGGGGGGGGAGQGAAAGAAAAGAAGASGASSAGAAAAGGSGSGSGGGGGGIATSSGGGSGSFHSRSHSASGINTPATASTSSSSGNSLTPQQQQQHPHPAHAHPLTHPHHHPHPHPHPHPLHHPHPHPLHHPHPHPLHSHPHPHLRHTQQAATGSQFTFNPSPGSSPGNGLPGARQDAASALNSPTTIVNSGSGSGGGSSTLAYGMQQPLQQQQQAGGSSTTAAPSTTGLGSSQAASSGHNNGAGLGMGLGMGLAAGGIGVGVGGGGGLNLLGGIGGLGSMGGGAAAAGLGICGGISSTVGSAAITGVPPIGLGIATGIGNKIMLGRKQSLKGGEPFLADYGPEESLNESADIEWVNKLWVRRLMRLCALVSLTSVSLNTPKTFERYPSLQYITFVSDTAVTLLFTAEMIAKMHIRGVLHGEVPYLKDHWCQFDASMVSFLWISIILQIFEVLEIVPKFSYLSIMRAPRPLIMIRFLRVFLKFSMPKSRINQIFKRSSQQIYNVTLFFLFFMSLYGLLGVQFFGELKNHCVMNNTEYDLLGRPVLTINSLAIPDTFCSMDPDSGYQCSPGMRCMKMDFLSSYVIGFNGFEDIATSIFTVYQAASQEGWVFIMYRAIDSLPAWRAAFYFSTMIFFLAWLVKNVFIAVITETFNEIRVQFQQMWGARGHIQKTAASQILSGNDSGWRLVTIDDNKHGGLAPETCHAILRSPYFRMLVMTVILANGIVTATMTFKHDGRPRSVFYERYYYIELVFTCLLDLETLFKIYCLGWRGYYKHSIHKFELLLAAGTTLHIVPMFYPSGLTYFQVLRVVRLIKASPMLEGFVYKIFGPGKKLGSLIIFTMCLLIISSSISMQLFCFLCDFTKFESFPEAFMSMFQILTQEAWVEVMDETMIRTSKTLTPLVAVYFILYHLFVTLIVLSLFVAVILDNLELDEDIKKLKQLKFREQSAEIKETLPFRLRIFEKFPDSPQMTILHRIPNDFMLPKVRESFMKHFVIELETEDPSLVENCKRPMSECWESNVVFRKQKPVRIMNKTAKVRAAGSSLRKLAITHIINDSNNQRLMLGDSAMLPVVGTKGGGGLKSQGTITHSKPWRVDQKNVRSGSIKLKQTYEHLMENGDIAAAPRANSGRARPHDLDIKLLQAKRQQAEMRRNQREEDLRENHPFFDTPLFLVPRESRFRKICQRIVHARYDARLKDPLTGKERKVQYKSLHNFLGLVTYLDWVMIFATTLSCISMMFETPNYRVMDHPTLQIAEYGFVIFMSLELALKILADGLFFTPKAYIKDVAAALDVFIYVVSTSFLCWMPLNIPTNSAAQLLMILRCVRPLRIFTLVPHMRKVVYELCRGFKEILLVSTLLILLMFIFASYGVQLYGGRLARCNDPTIPRREDCVGVFMRRVFVTKMKLTPGPDESYPAMLVPRVWANPRRFNFDNIGDAMLTLFEVLSFKGWLDVRDVLIKAVGPVHAVYIHIYIFLGCMIGLTLFVGVVIANYSENKGTALLTVDQRRWCDLKKRLKIAQPLHLPPRPDGRKIRAFTYDITQHIIFKRVIAVVVLINSMLLSITWIKGEVHTERLVIVSAVLTFVFVVEVVMKNIAFTPRGYWQSRRNRYDLLVTVAGVIWIILQTILRNDLSYFFGFMVVILRFFTITGKHTTLKMLMLTVGVSVCKSFFIIFGMFLLVFFYALAGTILFGTVKYGEGIGRRANFGSPVTGVAMLFRIVTGEDWNKIMHDCMVQPPYCTLGNNYWETDCGNFTASLIYFCTFYVIITYIVLNLLVAIIMENFSLFYSNEEDALLSYADIRNFQNTWNIVDIHQRGVIPVRRVKFILRLLKGRLECDPQKDRLLFKYMCYELDKLHNGEDVTFHDVINMLSYRSVDIRKALQLEELLAREEFEYLVEEEVAKMTIRTWLEGCLKKIRAQNASKQQNSLIAGLRATNEQPVMRPNVQEDKTPIGTADKPAISTISGAVAGTCPPTSDAFSPTFSSTENEEKDASSSAVALPHSEPIPVVATVATAPSAARHVMSVGKRAYALNRSDSTGSSAGRKFLAPTSSDPQQRSTLSDKERLHISSQQRKKNSMTTLPHAGQLGQLGKQRGGVSSDSASKSASFFAQLNSEIGQFHYPTINAAAAYGHGLDQHHHLHHHQQQQQHQHSHQHQHHGGGAGAIGSPSAMMSQMIGGSGKLLPFNNQANAVYEVHDWWQEQVLCTQTSDDEI, from the exons ATGATTGACCGCCTTCAGATTCGTCGCTTGGGTGCAGCTGCTAGAAACAAAcgcgcaggaggaggaggaggaggaggcggagcagggcagggcgcagcagcaggagcagcagccgcaggagcagcaggtgCATCTGGTGCATCTagtgcaggagcagcagcagctggtggcagtggcagcggcagcggcggaggaggtggaggcatCGCCAcaagcagcggcggcggcagcggcagcttccATTCCCGTTCGCATTCGGCCAGCGGCATCAATACGCCGGCAAcggccagcaccagctcctccagcgGCAACAGCTTGACcccccagcagcaacagcagcatccacatccagcaCACGCTCATCCACTTACCCATCCGCACCACCATCCCCAcccgcatccacatccccatcccctcCATCATCCGCACCCGCATCCCCTCCACCATCCGCACCCACATCCCCTCCATtcccatccgcatccacacCTGCGGCACACGCAGCAGGCGGCGACCGGCAGCCAGTTCACCTTCAATCCATCGCCCGGCAGCAGTCCTGGCAACGGACTGCCAGGAGCTCGCCAGGATGCGGCCAGTGCGCTCAACAGTCCAACGACCATTGTGAACTCGGGCAGCgggagcggcggcggcagcagcaccctCGCCTACGGgatgcagcagccgctgcagcaacagcagcaggccggCGGCTCATCGACCACGGCGGCCCCATCCACCACGGGGCTGGGCAGCAGTCAGGCCGCCAGCAGTGGGCACAATAATGGCGCCGGGCTCGGTATGGGTCTCGGTATGGGGCTGGCCGCCGGAGGAATCGGAGTCGGTgtcggcggtggcggaggccTCAATCTGCTCGGCGGCATCGGTGGCCTTGGCAGCATGGGCGGcggtgccgccgccgccggcctGGGCATCTGCGGTGGCATTAGCAGCACTGTCGGCAGTGCGGCCATTACGGGAGTGCCGCCCATCGGCCTGGGGATTGCGACCGGCATCGGGAACAAGATCATGCTGGGGCGCAAACAGAGCCTCAAGGGCGGCGAGCCCTTCCTGGCCGACTACGGGCCGGAGGAGTCACTCAATGAGAGCGCCGACATCGAGTGGGTCAACAAGCTGTGGGTGCGCCGCCTGATGCGTCTCTGTGCCTTGGTCTCGCTGACCTCCGTATCCCTGAACACGCCCAAAACCTTCGAGCGTTACCCGTCGTTGCAGTACATCACGTTCGTCTCGGACACGGCCGTCACGCTGCTCTTCACCGCCGAAATGATAGCCAAAATGCACATCCGCGGTGTGCTCCAT GGGGAGGTGCCTTACCTGAAGGATCATTGGTGCCAGTTCGATGCTTCCATGGTGAGCTTCCTGTGGATCTCCATTATTCTTCAGATTTTCGAGGTGCTCGAGATAGTTCCCAA GTTTTCCTACCTCTCCATCATGCGTGCCCCACGGCCACTGATCATGATCCGTTTCCTGCGTGTCTTCCTTAAGTTTAGCATGCCGAAAAGTCGAATCAATCAGATCTTTAA ACGATCGAGTCAACAGATATATAATGTAACGCTGTTCTTCCTGTTCTTCATGTCCCTCTACGGACTGTTGGGCGTTCAGTTCTTTGGCGAACTGAAGAATCACTGTGTGATGAACAATACGGAGTATGATCTGCTGGGCAGACC AGTTTTGACCATAAATTCGCTGGCCATACCGGACACCTTTTGCTCCATGGATCCGGACTCGGGGTATCAGTGCTCGCCGGGTATGCGGTGCATGAAGATGGACTTTCTCAGCAGCTATGTAATTGGATTCAATGGTTTCGAGGATATTGCCACGAGTATCTTTACGGTGTACCAGGCGGCCTCGCAAGAGGGCTGGGTGTTCATCATGTACCGGGCCATAGACTCACTGCCAGCCTGGCGGGCAGCCTTTTACTTTAGCACAATGATATTCTTCCTGGCCTGGCTGGTGAAAAATGTGTTCATAGCTGTCATCACGGAGACCTTCAACGAGATACGCGTACAGTTCCAGCAGATGTGGGGCGCACGCGGTCACATCCAGAAGACGGCCGCCTCCCAGATACTGAGCGGCAACGATTCCGGCTGGCGGCTGGTCACCATCGATGACAACAAGCACGGCGGACTGGCCCCAGAGACGTGCCATGCTATACTCCGATCCCCGTACTTCCGGATGCTGGTGATGACTGTGATCCTGGCCAATGGCATTGTGACGGCCACCATGACGTTCAAGCACGATGGTCGGCCGCGTTCGGTGTTCTACGAGCGCTACTACTACATCGAGCTGGTGTTCACGTGCCTGCTCGACCTGGAGACCCTCTTCAAGATCTACTGCCTTGGCTGGCGGGGTTACTACAAGCATTCGATACACAAATTCGAACTGCTTTTGGCGGCGGGCACCACCCTGCACATTGTGCCCATGTTCTATCCGTCCGGGCTGACATACTTCCAGGTGCTGCGGGTGGTGCGACTGATCAAGGCCTCACCGATGCTGGAGGGCTTCGTCTACAAGATCTTTGGGCCGGGCAAGAAGCTCGGATCGTTGATTATCTTCACCATGTGCCTGCTGATCATCAGCTCCAGCATTTCGATGCAGTTGTTTTGCTTCCTGTGCGACTTCACCAAGTTCGAGTCGTTCCCGGAGGCGTTCATGAGCATGTTCCAGATCCTCACCCAGGAGGCCTGGGTGGAGGTAATGGACGAGACAATGATACGCACCAGCAAGACCCTCACACCGCTGGTCGCGgtctacttcatactctacCATCTGTTTGTCACCCTCATTGTGCTCAGTCTGTTCGTGGCGGTCATTTTGGATAACTTGGAGCTGGACGAGGACATCAAGAAGCTGAAGCAGCTCAAATTTCGCGAACAAAGCGCCGAGATCAAGGAGACCCTACCCTTCCGTCTGCGCATATTCGAGAAGTTCCCGGACTCCCCACAGATGACGATACTACATCGCATACCCAACGATTTTATGCTGCCCAAGGTACGTGAGAGCTTCATGAAGCACTTTGTGATCGAGCTGGAGACGGAGGATCCCTCCCTGGTGGAGAACTGCAAGCGACCCATGTCCGAGTGCTGGGAATCGAATGTTGTCTTTCGCAAGCAAAAGCCTGTGCGGATTATGAACAAGACAGCGAAGGTAAGGGCTGCCGGCAGCAGTCTCCGCAAGCTGGCCATCACGCACATCATCAA TGACAGCAACAATCAACGTTTAATGCTGGGCGACTCGGCCATGTTACCTGTGGTGGGGACCAAGGGCGGCGGTGGCCTCAAATCGCAGGGCACCATCACCCACTCGAAGCCGTGGCGCGTCGATCAAAAGAA CGTTCGCTCGGGCTCCATCAAGCTGAAGCAGACGTACGAGCATCTGATGGAGAACGGGGATATTGCGGCCGCCCCGAGGGCGAATTCGGGTCGGGCCAGGCCCCACGATCTGGACATTAAGCTGCTGCAGGCGAAGCGCCAGCAGGCAGAGATGCGACGCAATCAGCGGGAGGAGGATCTAAGGGAGAATCATCCGTTCTTTGATACGCCGCTGTTTCTGGTGCCGCGGGAGAGTCGCTTCCGAAAGATATGCCAGAGGATTGTCCATGCCCGCTACGATGCCAGGCTAAAGGATCCGCTGACGGGCAAGGAGCGCAAGGTCCAGTACAAGAGTTTGCA TAACTTTCTGGGCCTGGTCACGTACCTGGACTGGGTGATGATATTCGCCACGACGCTCTCCTGCATCTCGATGATGTTCGAGACGCCCAACTATCGGGTAATGGATCATCCGACGCTGCAGATAGCCGAGTATGGCTTCGTGATCTTCATGAGTCTTGAGCTGGCCCTCAAGATACTCGCCGACGGTCTGTTCTTTACGCCCAAGGCGTACATCAAGGATGTGGCAGCGGCCCTCGATGTGTTCATCTATGTGGTATCCACATCGTTCCTGTGCTGGATGCCACTCAACATACCCACCAATTCGGCAGCACAGCTCCTCATGATCCTGCGCTGTGTGCGTCCCCTGCGGATCTTCACCCTGGTGCCGCACATGCGCAAGGTCGTCTACGAGCTGTGCCGCGGCTTCAAGGAGATCCTCTTGGTATCCACGCTCCTCATACTCCTCATGTTCATCTTTGCCAGCTATGGGGTACAGCTCTATGGCGGACGGCTGGCCCGTTGCAACGATCCCACTATTCCCAGGCGAGAGGATTGCGTTGGCGTCTTTATGCGCAGGGTTTTTGTGACGAAAATGAAGCTGACACCGGGTCCCGACGAGTCCTATCCGGCCATGCTGGTGCCGCGGGTGTGGGCCAATCCCCGGCGCTTCAATTTCGACAATATCGGGGACGCCATGCTGACGCTGTTCGAGGTTCTATCCTTCAAGGGCTGGCTGGACGTTCGCGATGTTCTCATCAAGGCTGTGGGTCCG GTCCATGCCGTCTATATCCACATCTACATCTTCTTGGGCTGCATGATCGGCCTCACCCTGTTCGTGGGCGTGGTCATTGCCAATTATTCGGAGAACAAAGGCACCGCCCTGCTCACCGTCGACCAGCGACGATGGTGTGACCTCAAGAAGCGACTGAAGATTGCCCAGCCGTTGCACTTGCCGCCGCGACCCGATGGACGCAAGATCCGTGCCTTCACCTACGACATCACGCAGCACATCATCTTCAAGCGGGTGATTGCTGTCGTGGTGCTGATCAACAGCATGCTGCTCTCCATAACG TGGATCAAGGGCGAGGTGCATACGGAACGCCTGGTGATCGTCAGTGCGGTCCTGACCTTTGTCTTTGTGGTTGAGGTGGTGATGAAGAACATTGCCTTTACACCGCGTGGCTATTGGCAATCTAGGCGCAATCGATATGATCTACTCGTCACCGTTGCCGGCGTCATTTGGATTATATTGCAGACGATATTGAGG AACGATCTGTCGTACTTCTTTGGCTTCATGGTGGTCATCCTGCGCTTCTTCACCATCACCGGCAAGCACACCACACTGAAGATGCTCATGTTGACCGTGGGCGTGTCTGTATGCAAGTCCTTCTTCATTATTTTTGGCATGTTTCTGCTGGTATTCTTCTATGCGCTGGCCGGGACCATACTCTTTG GCACCGTGAAGTACGGCGAGGGCATTGGAAGGCGGGCAAATTTCGGTTCACCTGTGACCGGGGTGGCCATGCTCTTTCGGATTGTCACCGGCGAGGATTGGAACAAAATCATGCACGACTGTATGGTCCAGCCGCCGTACTGTACTCTGGGTAACAACTATTGGGAGACGGATTGTGGCAATTTTACGGCCAGTCTGATATACTTTTGCACCTTCTACGTGATCATTACGTACATTGTGCTCAATCTTTTAGTGG CTATTATCATGGAGAACTTTTCGCTGTTCTACTCGAATGAAGAGGACGCATTGCTCTCGTATGCGGATATACGCAATTTTCAGAACACCTGGAACATTGTCGACATTCATCAGCGGGGCGTGATACCCGTGCGGCGCGTGAAGTTCATACTGCGCCTGCTCAAGGGTCGACTCGAGTGCGATCCGCAAAAGGATCGCCTGCTGTTCAAGTATATGTGCTATGAGCTGGACAAGCTGCACAATGGCGAGGATGTCACCTTCCACGATGTCATCAA CATGCTGAGTTATCGCTCGGTGGACATACGCAAGGCtctgcagctggaggagctgtTGGCGCGCGAGGAGTTCGAGTAcctggtggaggaggaggtggccaAAATGACCATACGCACCTGGCTGGAGGGTTGCCTCAAAAAGATACGGGCCCAAAATGCCAGC AAGCAGCAAAACTCGTTGATTGCTGGACTGAGGGCCACCAATGAGCAGCCCGTGATGCGGCCGAATGTACAGGAGGATAAGACGCCCATTGGGACGGCGGATAAGCCGGCCATCAGCACAATAAGCGGAGCAGTGGCGGGCACGTGTCCGCCGACCAGCGATGCCTTCTCGCCGACCTTCAGCTCGACGGAGAATGAGGAGAAGGATGCCAGCAGCAGTGCCGTGGCGCTGCCACACTCGGAGCCGATTCCCGTTGTGGCCACGGTGGCGACAGCCCCGTCGGCAGCCCGTCACGTGATGTCGGTGGGCAAGCGGGCCTATGCCCTCAATCGTTCCGACTCAACGGGCAGTTCGGCGGGTCGCAAGTTCCTGGCACCCACCTCCAGTGATCCGCAGCAGCGCTCAACGCTGAGCGACAAGGAGCGGCTGCACatcagcagccagcagcggaAGAAGAACTCGATGACCACACTGCCGCATGCTGGACAGCTGGGGCAGCTGGGCAAGCAACGGGGAGGGGTGAGCAGCGACTCGGCCAGCAAGTCGGCCAGCTTCTTTGCTCAGCTGAATAGCGAGATTGGCCAGTTCCACTATCCGACAATAAACGCTGCCGCCGCCTACGGCCATGGCCTGGATCAGCACCATCATCTtcaccatcatcagcagcagcagcagcatcagcattcgcatcagcatcagcatcacgGGGGTGGTGCCGGTGCCATCGGCAGTCCCTCGGCGATGATGAGCCAAATGATCGGTGGCAGTGGTAAGCTGTTGCCATTCAACAATCAGGCGAATGCCGTCTACGAGGTGCACGACTGGTGGCAGGAGCAGGTACTCTGCACCCAGACCAGCGACGACGAGATCTAG